The following proteins come from a genomic window of Miscanthus floridulus cultivar M001 chromosome 2, ASM1932011v1, whole genome shotgun sequence:
- the LOC136531121 gene encoding chromatin-remodeling ATPase INO80-like: MDPRRAPPRGGGANGGGGLSYSTLFNLEPLLNFRVPVPEDLARYGNSSSNGSPSSEGQGSLLDQYNGVNDASHGLHRKRKRHLYGASDDDEADAYSNKITEEHYRAMLSEHVQKYRRSKFKEGAFSSDPPRVATPQIKHKNGGKKTMKHASDFRDVATLDGIEASHEYNGIECVKTHGGFNKLVASLDSTYLDMGDNIRYLVPEGYDKLASSLNLPVSSDIHVEEHFLKGMLDLRTLAAMLGTDQKFEASNRGGLSEPLPQFGSLKERVKVQKFSLQVTEDPFAIPEGAAGRIRRSIISEAGNLQVHYVKVLEKGDTYEIIERSLPKKQIVKKEPSVIVKEESEKTYKLWQSLATKSIPKHHRNFTALMKKRQVDAKRFSDSCQREVKLKVSRSLKLMRCAAIRTRKLARDMLIFWKRVDKEQYELRKKEEREAAEALKREEELREAKRQQQRLNFLLSQTELYSHFMQNKGGGSAPPDEEDVPDEDEEEDPEEAQLKREALRAAQHAVSQQKMKTNAFDSEIVRLRQTSESVLPTDDSSSMDPSKIDLLHPSTMPEKSSVQTPELFKGVLKEYQLKGLQWLVNCYEQGLNGILADEMGLGKTVQAMAFLSHLAEDKNIWGPFLVVAPASVVNNWAEELIRFCPDLKILPYWGPERMVLRKNINPKRLYRRDASFHILITNYQILVNEEKLLRRVKWQYMVLDEAQAIKSSSSQRWKTLLSFNCRNRLLLTGTPIQNNMAELWALLHFIMPTLFDSHEQFNEWFSKGIEGHAEHGGALNEHQLSRLHAILKPFMLRRVKIDVIAEMTKKKEEIVPCKLSSRQQVFYQAIKNKISLNELLDGSRGNLNDKKLLSLMNIVMQLRKVCNHPELFERNEGSSYFYFADIPNSLLSPPFGELQDVHYAGKRNPIIFEIPKLVYEGIICNTENSGNICGFQNGYLNRLFNIFLPSNIHRSAIPEVNSSIESVLSSGAFGFTRLSNLCPVEASFLATASLFERLAFSVMQWNRNYTDEIMDAFLDSEDPDIQSSQNDSTKVHAVARLLLSSTKAKPSLLRTKIGTGPSDSPYEALVLSHRDRLASNIRLLRSAYAFIPPARAPPINVWCADRNFAYKFTYEMHDPWAKKLFLGFARTSEFNGPRRPVALHPLIQELNTDLPNLEPMLQLPYRIFGSSPPMSNFDPAKMLTDSGKLHTLDMLLRRLRAEGHRVLLFAQMTKMLDILEDYMNFRKFKYFRLDGSSAISDRRDMVRDFQNRNDVFVFLLSTRAGGLGINLTAADTVIFYEIDWNPTQDQQAMDRTHRLGQTKEVTVYRLICKDTIEEKILQRAKQKNAVQELVMKGKHVQDDHLMRQEDVVSLLIDDTQIAHKLKEISMQAKDRQKKRRAKGIKVDKEGDLTLEDLDDATAAATAEADQDKTTSKKKKSSHKKHTNTHDNDNTDKNVEPNVGDHPGSSHTENEQIAEPRPKRSKRLMKSITDDKELAAAAVDHEEPANEAENHRAHDYDRTEEVQDGTPA, encoded by the exons ATGGATCCGCGCCGCGCGCCTCCGCGGGGCGGGGGCGCTAACGGCGGCGGCGGGCTCTCTTACTCCACGCTGTTCAACCTCGAG CCTTTGCTGAACTTCAGGGTTCCTGTACCAGAAGATCTTGCCCGCTATGGTAATAGCAGCTCAAATGGGAGTCCAAGCAGTGAAG GTCAAGGATCCTTGTTGGATCAGTACAATGGTGTAAATGATGCTTCCCATGGCCTGCATCGGAAGCGAAAAAGGCATCTTTATGGTGCCAGCGATGATGATGAGGCAGATGCCTATAGTAACAAAATAACAGAGGAGCACTACCGTGCTATGCTCAGTGAACATGTGCAGAAGTACCGGAGGTCAAAGTTCAAGGAGGGTGCTTTTAGTTCTGATCCTCCTCGTGTGGCAACCCCCCAAATAAAACACAAAAATGGTGGTAAAAAAACTATGAAGCACGCAAGTGATTTCAGGGATGTTGCGACATTAGATGGGATAGAAGCCTCACATGAGTATAATGGGATAGAATGTGTTAAAACTCATGGTGGTTTTAATAAGCTTGTAGCATCCCTTGATTCGACCTATTTAGATATGGGGGATAATATACGCTACTTAGTTCCAGAGGGTTATGATAAGTTAGCATCATCCCTTAATCTCCCTGTTTCTTCTGATATACATGTCGAGGAACACTTCTTGAAGGGCATGCTTGATTTACGCACCCTAGCAGCAATGCTTGGTACTGACCAAAAGTTTGAGGCTTCCAATCGTGGTGGATTATCTGAACCCCTGCCACAATTTGGATCTCTCAAGGAAAGGGTAAAGGTGCAGAAATTTTCTCTGCAAGTTACCGAGGACCCCTTTGCAATTCCGGAAGGAGCAGCTGGGAGGATACGAAGGTCTATTATATCAGAAGCTGGCAATTTGCAGGTTCATTATGTCAAAGTCTTGGAAAAAGGAGATACATATGAG ATTATCGAGCGTAGCTTACCAAAGAAGCAAATAGTAAAGAAGGAACCTTCTGTAATTGTGAAAGAAGAGTCTGAAAAGACTTACAAACTATGGCAGTCTCTTGCTACCAAAAGCATCCCAAAGCATCACAGGAATTTTACTGCTTTGATGAAGAAACGACAAGTAGATGCGAAGCGCTTCTCTGATAGTTGTCAACGAGAG GTAAAGCTCAAAGTAAGCAGGTCACTGAAACTGATGAGGTGTGCTGCAATACGTACAAGGAAGTTGGCTAGGGACATGCTGATATTTTGGAAACGTGTAGACAAAGAACAG TATGAGTTAAGGAAAAAAGAGGAAAGAGAAGCTGCTGAAGCTTTGAAACGTGAGGAGGAGCTACGTGAAGCCAAAAGACAGCAACAGAGGCTAAACTTTCTGCTGTCACAAACAGAGCTTTACAGTCATTTCATGCAGAACAAGGGTGGTGGCTCAGCACCGCCTGATGAGGAAGATGTCcctgatgaagatgaagaagaagatcctgaggAAGCTCAATTGAAAAGAGAGGCCTTGAGAGCAGCACAGCATGCCGTCTCTCAACAAAAGATGAAGACAAATGCATTTGATAGTGAAATTGTGAGGCTTCGTCAAACTTCTGAGTCTGTTCTTCCAACTGATGATTCATCTAGCATGGACCCTAGCAAGATTGATCTATTACACCC CTCAACAATGCCTGAGAAGTCATCTGTGCAGACACCGGAGTTGTTTAAGGGTGTATTGAAAGAATATCAGTTAAAGGGCTTACAGTGGCTGGTTAATTGTTATGAACAG GGGTTGAATGGCATTCTTGCTGATGAGATGGGTCTTGGCAAAACTGTTCAGGCTATGGCATTCCTGTCTCATTTGGCTGAG GACAAAAACATATGGGGCCCCTTTCTAGTGGTGGCTCCTGCATCTGTTGTGAATAATTGGGCTGAGGAGTTGATTAGATTCTGCCCTGACCTAAAGATACTTCCTTACTGGGGCCCAGAGAGGATGGTTCTTCGAAAGAATATCAACCCCAAGCGTCTGTATCGCAG AGATGCTAGCTTCCACATTCTTATTACAAACTATCAGATACTTGTGAACGAAGAGAAGCTTTTGAGACGTGTTAAGTGGCAATACATGGTACTGGATGAGGCCCAGGCTATCAAAAGTTCAAGCAG CCAGCGCTGGAAGACATTACTGAGCTTCAACTGTAGAAACCGTCTACTTCTTACTGGGACACCAATACAGAACAATATGGCTGAGTTATGGGCACTTCTTCATTTCATCATGCCCACTCTATTTGACAGTCATGAACAGTTCAACGAGTGGTTCTCAAAGGg TATTGAGGGTCATGCTGAGCATGGAGGAGCTTTGAATGAACATCAGCTTAGTAGATTA CATGCTATTTTGAAGCCCTTTATGCTCCGCCGGGTTAAGATTGATGTCATTGCTGAAATGaccaaaaagaaagaagaaattgTTCCCTGCAAATTGAGTTCTCGTCAACAAGTTTTCTATCAAGCTATAAAAAATAAGATCTCGCTTAACGAGTTGCTTGATGGAAGTCGTGGCAATCTAAATGACAAGAAGCTACTTAGCCTGATGAATATTGTCATGCAGCTACGGAAG GTCTGCAATCACCCAGAGCTGTTTGAGCGCAATGAGGGAAGCTCTTACTTTTACTTTGCTGATATCCCAAACTCACTTCTTTCTCCCCCATTTGGGGAATTACAAGATGTACACTATGCAGGCAAGAGAAACCCTATAATCTTTGAG ATTCCAAAGTTAGTTTATGAGGGAATCATCTGCAACACAGAAAATTCTGGAAACATCTGTGGATTTCAGAATGGATATTTGAACAGGCTGTTTAATATATTTTTGCCCAGCAATATCCATCGCTCAGCCATTCCAGAAGTTAATTCATCAATTGAGTCTGTTCTATCATCTGGTGCATTTGGCTTTACACGTTTGTCAAATCTGTGCCCAGTTGAAGCTTCCTTCCTGGCCACTGCTTCTTTATTTGAGAGACTAGCGTTTTCAGTAATGCAATGGAATAGGAACTACACTGATGAAATTATGGATGCATTTCTTGATTCAGAAGATCCTGACATCCAGTCCAGTCAGAATGATTCCACAAAAGTTCATGCAGTTGCCCGATTGTTGCTTTCTTCTACAAAGGCCAAGCCCAGTTTGCTTAGGACAAAGATTGGGACTGGGCCAAGTGATAGCCCATATGAGGCACTGGTGCTTTCTCATCGTGACAGGCTTGCTTCGAACATAAGGCTTCTTCGTTCAGCATATGCTTTTATTCCGCCAGCTAGAGCACCACCT ATAAATGTTTGGTGTGCTGATCGAAATTTTGCCTATAAGTTCACCTATGAGATGCATGATCCTTGGGCCAAGAAACTGTTCCTGGGATTTGCTCGTACTTCTGAGTTCAATGGTCCTAGACGACCAGTTGCTCTTCATCCTTTGATTCAAGAACTCAATACTGATTTGCCCAACCTTGAGCCGATGCTGCAGCTACCCTATAGGATATTTGGGTCTTCTCCACCGATGAGTAATTTTGATCCAGCTAAAATGCTCACC GATTCTGGGAAGCTCCACACCTTGGATATGCTACTACGGCGCCTTCGAGCTGAAGGTCATCGCGTGCTTCTTTTTGCTCAGATGACTAAAATGTTGGACATTCTTGAG GATTACATGAATTTCAGAAAATTTAAGTATTTCAGACTTGATGGGTCTTCTGCAATCTCAGACCGCCGTGACATGGTCCGAGATTTCCAGAATAG GAATGATGTATTTGTTTTCTTGTTAAGCACAAGAGCTGGGGGGCTTGGTATTAATTTGACTGCTGCTGATACTGTTATTTTTTATGAAATTGACTGGAATCCAACACAAGACCAGCAGGCAATGGATAGAACGCACAGACTTGGTCAAACAAAGGAG GTAACTGTGTACAGGCTTATATGCAAAGATACTATTGAGGAGAAAATATTGCAAAGAGCAAAGCAGAAAAATGCAGTGCAAGAGTTGGTTATGAAGGGGAAACATGTCCAGGACGATCATTTGATGAGACAAGAGGATGTTGTTTCATTACTTATTGATGACACACAGATTGCACATAAGTTGAAAGAAATATCCATGCAG GCGAAGGATCGACAAAAGAAAAGACGAGCTAAGGGCATCAAGGTTGACAAAGAAGGAGATTTGACACTCGAAGACTTGGAtgatgctactgctgctgctactgcagaAGCAGATCAAGATAAAACAACCAGCAAAAAG AAAAAGAGCTCCCACAAGAAACATACGAATACTCATGATAATGACAATACGGACAAGAATGTAGAGCCTAATGTGGGAGATCATCCGGGGAGTAGTCACACAGAAAATGAACAGATCGCCGAACCAAGGCCTAAAAGATCAAAAAGGCTGATGAAGAGCATTACTGATGACAAGGaattagctgctgctgctgtggatcATGAAGAACCGGCAAATGAAGCGGAAAATCACAGAGCTCATGACTATGATCGTACAGAAGAGGTTCAAGACGGCACTCCAGCCTAA